The Polaromonas sp. SP1 DNA window TCAGGCGTGCGCGATGCTGCACGCGCCGCAGTTCGCGGTAAGCGCCGGCCGCCCGCTGGCCCACGCCGGGCGGCAGCAGGCCGGCGGCTTCAGCGCGCTGCAGCAGGGAAATGTTGCCGACATTGGCAATGAGCTCGGGGTGCTGCGCAGACTGCGACAACACCAGGAACTGCACGGCAAACTCGGCGTCCACCATGCCGCCGGGGCTATGCTTGACGTCGAATTTTTCGGGCTCGGGCGCCAGCGCGGGGGCGCCGTCTGCCAGATGCGGGACATGCGCGCGTTTGATGGGGTGCGCGTTGCGCACTTTCTCGCGCATCGCAACAATCTCGTTGCGCAGCGCCGCCCTGTCGCGCGGCGCGGTGATGACAGATTCACGCACCTGGTCAAAACGTTGGCGCAGCGCATCATCGCCCTGCACGCAGCGCGCACGTGTCATGGCCTGGTGTTCCCAGGTCCAGGCGGTGTTGCTGCCGCGCTGCTGCTGGTAGCGGGTATAGGCGTCAAAGCTCGTGACCAGCAGGCCCGAGTTGCCGTTGGGGCGCAGGGCCGTGTCGATCTCGAACAGGTCGCCTTCGCTGGTCTTGATGGTCAGCCAGTTGATCAGCTTGCGCACAAAAGCCGCATAAACCTCGGGCGCGCGCTCATCGTCGTCTTCATAGACGAACACGATGTCCAGGTCGCTGCCGTAACCCAGCTCCTTCCCGCCCAGTTTGCCGTAGGCAATGATGGCGAACTGCGGTGTCTCGCGGTGCCGGTTTTTCAGGCGTTGCCAGCACCAGTCGGTGGTGATGCTCAGCACGGCTTCGGCCAGCGCGCTCAGGTCGTCGGCCACCTGCTCGACTGTCAGCACGCCTTCCAGGTCGCGCGCCAGCGTGCGAAACACTTCGGCATGGTGCGCGCGGCGCAGCAGGTTCAGGCAGGTTTCCTCATCGTCTTCGCCAGTGCTCTTGAGCGCGGCCAGCCGCTGCCGCAGGTCGCGGGCAAAGGCGACGCCGTCAAAACGTTCCTTGAGCAGCTCGTCGCTGGCCAGCTCGTCGATCACGCCGGGGTGCTGCAGCAGGTAGCGCGCGGGCCACTTGGCCGCGCCCAGCAGGCGCAGCAGGCGTTCGTGCACGGCGGGGCGCTCCAGCAGCAGCGCCAGGTAGCTCTCCCGCCTGAGCAGCGGCTCGATCCAGTCGATGATCCGTATGGCCGCTTCTTCGGTCACGGCGCCCTCGGCGAGCCAGGTGGCGGTGCGCTGCACCAGCCGTGTCAGGCGCGCGCGCGACTCTTCTTTCAGTGCGAGGACGCGGGGGTGCTGGCGCCACAGCGTCAGGCGCTCGCGGAATTTCTCCGGCCATTGCTCCGACAGCTGGGCCAGCAGGTCGTCAAGCTGCTGCGGAACCGCCTTGGCCGCCTTGCCGTTGCAGCCCTTGCAGTCGGCCTTGCCGCCCAGCAGCTTGTCAAATTCGCCGGCCACCAGTTCGCGGTGGGCATCGAGCTCGCTGAGGAAAGGGCAGCAGTTGCCGTAACCCAGTGTCTCGGCGATCCAGGCCAGGTCGTCATCGCGCGTGGGCAGCACATGGGTCTGCTGGTCGTCCAGATACTGGATGCGGTGCTCCACCTTGCGAAGGAAGTCATAGGCGCGCGCCAGCGCATCGGCGGTCTCCTGCGGCATCAGGCCCGCGCGTGCCACGCGCTGCAGGGCGTCGACCGTCGGGCGCGTGCGCAACTCGGGAAATTGCCCGCCGCGCACCACCTGCAGCAACTGCACGGTGAACTCGATCTCGCGTATGCCGCCGCGCGACATCTTGACGTCGTTGGCGCGCTCCGGGTGCCCCGCGCAGCGTTTTGCCGCATGCTCCCGGATCTGCCGGTGCAGGATGCGCAGGGCGTCAAAGACGTTGTAGTCCAGGTATTTCCTGAACACGAAAGGCAACACCGGGCCGCGCAAGGCCTGTGCAGCGCCGCTCTGCACGCACTCCAGCGGCGCCACCACCCGGCTTTTCAGCCAGGCAAAGCGCTCCCACTCGCGGCCCTGCGCCTGGAAATACTCTTCAAGCGCACTGAGCGAAACGGCGGCAGGCCCGGAACTGCCATTGGGCCGAAGCGCCAGGTCCACCCGGAAGACAAAGCCATGTTCCGTCGAGTCGCCGATCAGGCTGAAGACCGCCTTGACCTGGTGCGCGAAGTACTCGTGGTTCGTGATCTGCCCGCGGCCGTCGCTGCGCCCGGCCGTCTCGCCGTCGTGGTCATACACATAAATCAGGTCGATGTCGCTGGAGACATTGAGCTCGCGTGCGCCCAGCTTGCCCATGCCCACCACCCACATGCGGGCGCGCGTTCCATCGGGAGCCAGCGGCGCGCCATGCAGGGCATCCAGCACCCGGCCGGACTCCACCATGGCGACATCGAGCGCCAGTTCCGCGAGCTCGGTCATGGCGCGTGTCACCACCACGAGAGGCGCCTGGTTCTCGCAAGCACCGTCGCAATCGAGCACCACCAGGCGCTCCATGACCAGCTGGCGCACGACCCGCAGTGCGGCCCCGATTTCAAGGCCTTGCGCCAAAAGCCCGTCAAGGGCGGCCTGCATGGTGGCGCGCACGGGCGCGCCTGGGGGCAAAAGAGGAAGGTGGCCGGCATAACGGCGGCGAACGCGCTGCACGAACCGTGAATAGTCCGACGCTGCCGGCCCGGCGGCGGGGAGGGTCTCTGGGCGGACGGTGGGGGCGACGGTCATCACACTACTTCACAAAACTTCATGGTCTCCCGCCGGGCGGACGCTGGCCCCGGCGGTCATAATTCTCAAGTCAATGGAGCCAACGATTCCCAGCCCGACCCACCCGCCAGCCCAGCCGGCGCGACGCCTGCAATGGCTGGCCTTCACCGTGCGCATGCTGCTGTGGCTCGTCGTTTCGGCCTGGCTCCTCTTCGGCCTGAGCCTGGTCGTGCTGCATGGCTGGATTGTGCCGCGAATCGGGGAATTTCGTCCGCGCCTGGAAATAGAGGCCAGCAAGGCGCTGGGGGTGCCTGTTCGCATCGGCGACATCACCGCCCGCTCCCGGGGCATGATCCCCTCTTTCGAGTTGCGCGACGTGACCCTGCTCGACCCCCAGGGGCGAGAAGCCCTGCGCCTGCCGCGGCTTCTGGGTGCGCTGTCCCCCGCCTCCATCTGGAGCCTGGGTTTTGAGCAGCTTTATATCGACGAGCCCGAACTGGACATTCGCCGCGCTGCGGACGGAAAGATCTACGTGGGCGGGCTGGACGTCTCGCAAGACCGCGCCGCCGGCCAGAGCGCCGCTGCCGACTGGTTCTTTTCCCAGACCGAGTTCGTGATCCGGGGCGGCACCGTGCGCTGGACCGACGAGTTGCAGAAAGCGCCGACGCTGGCGCTGACACAGGTCGACTGGGTGATGCGCAACGCCCGGCGCCGCCACCTGATGCGCCTGGACGCCTCACCGCCCCCGGAGTGGGGCGACCGCTTCACATTGATGGGGGTTTTCCGCCAGTCGCTGTTGTCGCGAAACGCGGGCGATTTTGACGGCTGGACGGGTCAGCTGTTTGCCGACTTCGGCCGCGTGGATGCCTCCCGAGTCAGGCAATACATCAACATGGACACGCTGGGCGTGGAGCTGATCCGCGGCAACGGCGCGCTGCGCGCCTGGGCCGACGTCAGCAAGGGGCAGATCATCGGCGGGACGGCCGACGTGGCGCTGCAGGACGTGGACGCCAGGCTGGGCGCCAGGCTCCAGCCCCTGGCGTTTGAATCGGTCGCGGGGCGTATTGGCGGCGGGCAACGCGCCAACGGCTTTGACTTCAACACCCAGGGCCTGCGCTTTCGCACACGCGATGGCCTGCAGTGGCCCGGCGGCAATGTGGCACTGGTGCACACCGGCGACGAAGCCGGCGCGCCGCAGCACACCGAATTCAAGGCCGACAAACTCGATCTGGCCGCGCTGGCGCAAATTGCCAACCGCCTGCCACTCGATGAACCGACCCACGCCCTGATTGCTTCTTTCGCCCCCAAAGGCCTGGTC harbors:
- the glnE gene encoding bifunctional [glutamate--ammonia ligase]-adenylyl-L-tyrosine phosphorylase/[glutamate--ammonia-ligase] adenylyltransferase, with product MTVAPTVRPETLPAAGPAASDYSRFVQRVRRRYAGHLPLLPPGAPVRATMQAALDGLLAQGLEIGAALRVVRQLVMERLVVLDCDGACENQAPLVVVTRAMTELAELALDVAMVESGRVLDALHGAPLAPDGTRARMWVVGMGKLGARELNVSSDIDLIYVYDHDGETAGRSDGRGQITNHEYFAHQVKAVFSLIGDSTEHGFVFRVDLALRPNGSSGPAAVSLSALEEYFQAQGREWERFAWLKSRVVAPLECVQSGAAQALRGPVLPFVFRKYLDYNVFDALRILHRQIREHAAKRCAGHPERANDVKMSRGGIREIEFTVQLLQVVRGGQFPELRTRPTVDALQRVARAGLMPQETADALARAYDFLRKVEHRIQYLDDQQTHVLPTRDDDLAWIAETLGYGNCCPFLSELDAHRELVAGEFDKLLGGKADCKGCNGKAAKAVPQQLDDLLAQLSEQWPEKFRERLTLWRQHPRVLALKEESRARLTRLVQRTATWLAEGAVTEEAAIRIIDWIEPLLRRESYLALLLERPAVHERLLRLLGAAKWPARYLLQHPGVIDELASDELLKERFDGVAFARDLRQRLAALKSTGEDDEETCLNLLRRAHHAEVFRTLARDLEGVLTVEQVADDLSALAEAVLSITTDWCWQRLKNRHRETPQFAIIAYGKLGGKELGYGSDLDIVFVYEDDDERAPEVYAAFVRKLINWLTIKTSEGDLFEIDTALRPNGNSGLLVTSFDAYTRYQQQRGSNTAWTWEHQAMTRARCVQGDDALRQRFDQVRESVITAPRDRAALRNEIVAMREKVRNAHPIKRAHVPHLADGAPALAPEPEKFDVKHSPGGMVDAEFAVQFLVLSQSAQHPELIANVGNISLLQRAEAAGLLPPGVGQRAAGAYRELRRVQHRARLNEEPTQVTPPALQAECDAIQALWVSTFKSID